A single region of the Oncorhynchus kisutch isolate 150728-3 linkage group LG30, Okis_V2, whole genome shotgun sequence genome encodes:
- the LOC109874800 gene encoding uncharacterized protein LOC109874800 yields MSLLWQCAILLAVVAASVANEDFNVDCEKHSIKVTWKVSPELVEHAARLFLGHCVPSTFSVLPTGEGMATFHYNLNGCAIKKRVTCKKHIYSTSLTYRPNRKPKPAAISHHIKCVYIRPEGWIPPFLIPAYGSAEGHGGLVFHMALLNEDLTGLAKSSLFPLGSFIPIWAAVDQKDHQPLLLLLEECVAATTPELQSASLVYPIITNKGCLADGKTGNSRFLPRYHSSAILLYLQSFKFALGEEVYIHCKLVAWDPEVFDIEKKACHYIKETGEWELLDDPSQSDLCKCCDSSCKPRLKRGVDSEPQGLVQNSVLGPLTIVENSETWIPSEFVKYPTVEQVDWLV; encoded by the exons ATGTCTCTCCTTTGGCAATGTGCAATTCTTTTGGCTGTCGTAGCAGCAAGCGTTGCCAACGAAG ATTTTAATGTGGATTGTGAGAAACACTCCATTAAAGTGACATGGAAGGTCAGTCCAGAGTTGGTTGAACATGCTGCCCGTcttttccttggacactgtgttccgTCCACATTTTCTGTTCTTCCCACGGGAGAAGGGATGGCGACATTCCACTACAACCTCAATGGCTGTGCCATCAAGAAACGG GTGACTTGCAAAAAACACATCTATTCAACCAGCCTGACTTACAGACCTAACCGAAAGCCCAAACCTGCTGCTATTAGTCACCATATTAAGTGTGTTTACATAAG ACCTGAGGGATGGATTCCCCCATTCCTTATCCCTGCCTATGGTAGTGCTGAGGGTCATGGAGGATTGGTTTTCCACATGGCACTCCTCAATG AAGACCTTACTGGTCTGGCTAAGAGCAGCCTGTTTCCCCTGGGCTCTTTCATCCCCATCTGGGCAGCAGTGGATCAGAAGGACCATCAGCCCTTGCTGCTGCTCTTGGAGGAGTGTGTGGCGGCCACAACACCAGAACTGCAGTCTGCGAGCCTGGTGTACCCCATCATCACCAACAAGGG TTGCCTTGCAGATGGGAAGACTGGGAACTCCAGGTTCCTGCCTAGGTACCACTCGTCTGCTATTCTGCTTTACCTGCAGTCCTTCAAGTTTGCCTTAGGCGAGGAA GTGTATATTCATTGTAAGCTTGTTGCATGGGACCCTGAGGTTTTTGATATAGAAAAGAAGGCTTGCCACTACATTAAAGAGACTGGAGA ATGGGAGCTGCTGGACGACCCGTCTCAAAGTGACCTCTGCAAGTGCTGTGACTCGAGTTGCAAGCCTCGGTTGAAGAGGGGTGTGGATTCAG aaCCCCAGGGCCTGGTTCAAAACTCTGTTCTTGGACCGCTCACAATAGTGGAAAACTCTGAAACCTGGATCCCCAGTGAATTTGTAAAATATCCTACTGTAGAACAAG TTGACTGGTTGGTGTAA